In one window of Brachyhypopomus gauderio isolate BG-103 chromosome 16, BGAUD_0.2, whole genome shotgun sequence DNA:
- the nudt8 gene encoding mitochondrial coenzyme A diphosphatase NUDT8 isoform X3: protein MFRCPWSVTSACLLGTHKSVITTLGRSQKRPLGGVVSNGLHSQWLHMVSRERGRPQRKPDPHRLTGEARHGSFCCHGNTDIRVNPADVTKQAAGPLTPPKPISSDRFGESTPCIRLPLGQQAEKHGHSARTCKSEQSAGVKNQNYRSPCGVTGKFNGSYMLTRRLWTPCPAGQSHYGLLTARARGVHRRAAQPATLDECLSAQNEARCRGQLRANAALYETVPAKGCAAVLVGLCTVGGEPSLLFTLRSSKLRGRHKGDVSFAGGKRDSSDRNVVDTALREAYEELGVAVTEDEVWGLLKPLRDRSGMLIAPVLANLGPLESLTLRPNPTEVEEIFTLTVAHLCNPQNRGYTHFRTGDHYSYTLPVFHNAKYRIWGLTAIALDQTLKVIMPV, encoded by the exons ATGTTTAGGTGTCCTTGGTCAGTGACTTCAGCATGCCTACTGGGGACCCATAAGTCTGTGATTACGACACTCGGACGCTCCCAGAAACGCCCTCTCGGAGGCGTAGTGAGCAACGGCCTTCACTCACAATGGCTGCACATGGTcagtagagagagaggacgACCGCAGAGGAAGCCCGACCCGCACAGACTCACTGGAGAGGCTCGTCACGGGTCCTTCTGTTGCCACGGTAACACAGACATTCGTGTTAACCCTGCAGACGTGACGAAGCAGGCAGCCGGACCTCTGACCCCTCCAAAGCCCATTTCATCAGACCGGTTCGGGGAGTCCACTCCCTGCATCCGCCTACCTCTTGGACAGCAAGCGGAGAAGCACGGCCATTCTGCACGGACGTGCAAATCAGAGCAGAGCGCAGGTGTTAAAAATCAGAACTACCGTTCTCCCTGTGGGGTCACAGGCAAGTTTAATGGGTCGTACATGTTAACCAGGAGGCTCTGGACTCCCTGTCCCGCGGGTCAGAGCCATTACGGACTTTTGACGGCCCGAGCCCGGGGCGTGCACAGGAGAGCGGCCCAGCCGGCCACCCTGGACGAGTGCCTGTCAGCCCAGAACGAGGCCCGCTGCCGTGGCCAGCTGCGGGCCAACGCGGCGCTCTACGAGACGGTGCCGGCCAAGGGCTGCGCGGCCGTGCTGGTGGGTCTGTGCACCGTGGGCGGAGaaccctctcttctcttcacaCTCAGATCCAGCAAACTGAGGGGGCGACACAAAGGCGACGTCAG TTTCGCGGGTGGGAAGCGAGACTCCTCGGACAGGAACGTCGTGGACACGGCACTACGAGAGGCGTACGAGGAGCTCGGGGTTGCCGTGACCGAGGACGAAGTGTGGGGTCTCCTGAAGCCACTGCGTGATAGG TCGGGAATGTTGATTGCTCCTGTGCTAGCCAACCTCGGACCTCTGGAATCTCTAACGCTCCGTCCCAACCCAACCGAG GTGGAAGAGATCTTCACCCTGACTGTAGCCCATCTATGCAACCCTCAGAACCGGGGTTACACACACTTTCGGACTGGTGATCACTATAGCTACACTCTTCCTGTGTTTCACAATGCTAAGTACAGAATCTGGGGGCTGACTGCAATAGCCTTGGATCAAACCCTCAAAGTCATTATGCCTGTTTAA
- the nudt8 gene encoding mitochondrial coenzyme A diphosphatase NUDT8 isoform X1, translating into MIRCVGSVCRMFRCPWSVTSACLLGTHKSVITTLGRSQKRPLGGVVSNGLHSQWLHMVSRERGRPQRKPDPHRLTGEARHGSFCCHGNTDIRVNPADVTKQAAGPLTPPKPISSDRFGESTPCIRLPLGQQAEKHGHSARTCKSEQSAGVKNQNYRSPCGVTGKFNGSYMLTRRLWTPCPAGQSHYGLLTARARGVHRRAAQPATLDECLSAQNEARCRGQLRANAALYETVPAKGCAAVLVGLCTVGGEPSLLFTLRSSKLRGRHKGDVSFAGGKRDSSDRNVVDTALREAYEELGVAVTEDEVWGLLKPLRDRSGMLIAPVLANLGPLESLTLRPNPTEVEEIFTLTVAHLCNPQNRGYTHFRTGDHYSYTLPVFHNAKYRIWGLTAIALDQTLKVIMPV; encoded by the exons atgaTCAGGTGTGTTGGATCAGTGTGCAG GATGTTTAGGTGTCCTTGGTCAGTGACTTCAGCATGCCTACTGGGGACCCATAAGTCTGTGATTACGACACTCGGACGCTCCCAGAAACGCCCTCTCGGAGGCGTAGTGAGCAACGGCCTTCACTCACAATGGCTGCACATGGTcagtagagagagaggacgACCGCAGAGGAAGCCCGACCCGCACAGACTCACTGGAGAGGCTCGTCACGGGTCCTTCTGTTGCCACGGTAACACAGACATTCGTGTTAACCCTGCAGACGTGACGAAGCAGGCAGCCGGACCTCTGACCCCTCCAAAGCCCATTTCATCAGACCGGTTCGGGGAGTCCACTCCCTGCATCCGCCTACCTCTTGGACAGCAAGCGGAGAAGCACGGCCATTCTGCACGGACGTGCAAATCAGAGCAGAGCGCAGGTGTTAAAAATCAGAACTACCGTTCTCCCTGTGGGGTCACAGGCAAGTTTAATGGGTCGTACATGTTAACCAGGAGGCTCTGGACTCCCTGTCCCGCGGGTCAGAGCCATTACGGACTTTTGACGGCCCGAGCCCGGGGCGTGCACAGGAGAGCGGCCCAGCCGGCCACCCTGGACGAGTGCCTGTCAGCCCAGAACGAGGCCCGCTGCCGTGGCCAGCTGCGGGCCAACGCGGCGCTCTACGAGACGGTGCCGGCCAAGGGCTGCGCGGCCGTGCTGGTGGGTCTGTGCACCGTGGGCGGAGaaccctctcttctcttcacaCTCAGATCCAGCAAACTGAGGGGGCGACACAAAGGCGACGTCAG TTTCGCGGGTGGGAAGCGAGACTCCTCGGACAGGAACGTCGTGGACACGGCACTACGAGAGGCGTACGAGGAGCTCGGGGTTGCCGTGACCGAGGACGAAGTGTGGGGTCTCCTGAAGCCACTGCGTGATAGG TCGGGAATGTTGATTGCTCCTGTGCTAGCCAACCTCGGACCTCTGGAATCTCTAACGCTCCGTCCCAACCCAACCGAG GTGGAAGAGATCTTCACCCTGACTGTAGCCCATCTATGCAACCCTCAGAACCGGGGTTACACACACTTTCGGACTGGTGATCACTATAGCTACACTCTTCCTGTGTTTCACAATGCTAAGTACAGAATCTGGGGGCTGACTGCAATAGCCTTGGATCAAACCCTCAAAGTCATTATGCCTGTTTAA
- the nudt8 gene encoding mitochondrial coenzyme A diphosphatase NUDT8 isoform X2, translated as MMFRCPWSVTSACLLGTHKSVITTLGRSQKRPLGGVVSNGLHSQWLHMVSRERGRPQRKPDPHRLTGEARHGSFCCHGNTDIRVNPADVTKQAAGPLTPPKPISSDRFGESTPCIRLPLGQQAEKHGHSARTCKSEQSAGVKNQNYRSPCGVTGKFNGSYMLTRRLWTPCPAGQSHYGLLTARARGVHRRAAQPATLDECLSAQNEARCRGQLRANAALYETVPAKGCAAVLVGLCTVGGEPSLLFTLRSSKLRGRHKGDVSFAGGKRDSSDRNVVDTALREAYEELGVAVTEDEVWGLLKPLRDRSGMLIAPVLANLGPLESLTLRPNPTEVEEIFTLTVAHLCNPQNRGYTHFRTGDHYSYTLPVFHNAKYRIWGLTAIALDQTLKVIMPV; from the exons AT GATGTTTAGGTGTCCTTGGTCAGTGACTTCAGCATGCCTACTGGGGACCCATAAGTCTGTGATTACGACACTCGGACGCTCCCAGAAACGCCCTCTCGGAGGCGTAGTGAGCAACGGCCTTCACTCACAATGGCTGCACATGGTcagtagagagagaggacgACCGCAGAGGAAGCCCGACCCGCACAGACTCACTGGAGAGGCTCGTCACGGGTCCTTCTGTTGCCACGGTAACACAGACATTCGTGTTAACCCTGCAGACGTGACGAAGCAGGCAGCCGGACCTCTGACCCCTCCAAAGCCCATTTCATCAGACCGGTTCGGGGAGTCCACTCCCTGCATCCGCCTACCTCTTGGACAGCAAGCGGAGAAGCACGGCCATTCTGCACGGACGTGCAAATCAGAGCAGAGCGCAGGTGTTAAAAATCAGAACTACCGTTCTCCCTGTGGGGTCACAGGCAAGTTTAATGGGTCGTACATGTTAACCAGGAGGCTCTGGACTCCCTGTCCCGCGGGTCAGAGCCATTACGGACTTTTGACGGCCCGAGCCCGGGGCGTGCACAGGAGAGCGGCCCAGCCGGCCACCCTGGACGAGTGCCTGTCAGCCCAGAACGAGGCCCGCTGCCGTGGCCAGCTGCGGGCCAACGCGGCGCTCTACGAGACGGTGCCGGCCAAGGGCTGCGCGGCCGTGCTGGTGGGTCTGTGCACCGTGGGCGGAGaaccctctcttctcttcacaCTCAGATCCAGCAAACTGAGGGGGCGACACAAAGGCGACGTCAG TTTCGCGGGTGGGAAGCGAGACTCCTCGGACAGGAACGTCGTGGACACGGCACTACGAGAGGCGTACGAGGAGCTCGGGGTTGCCGTGACCGAGGACGAAGTGTGGGGTCTCCTGAAGCCACTGCGTGATAGG TCGGGAATGTTGATTGCTCCTGTGCTAGCCAACCTCGGACCTCTGGAATCTCTAACGCTCCGTCCCAACCCAACCGAG GTGGAAGAGATCTTCACCCTGACTGTAGCCCATCTATGCAACCCTCAGAACCGGGGTTACACACACTTTCGGACTGGTGATCACTATAGCTACACTCTTCCTGTGTTTCACAATGCTAAGTACAGAATCTGGGGGCTGACTGCAATAGCCTTGGATCAAACCCTCAAAGTCATTATGCCTGTTTAA